One genomic segment of Arachis duranensis cultivar V14167 chromosome 4, aradu.V14167.gnm2.J7QH, whole genome shotgun sequence includes these proteins:
- the LOC107485181 gene encoding TOM1-like protein 6: MASSSSSATVAVEKATSDLLMGPDWTMNIEICDSINSNHWQPKDVVKAVKKRIQHKSTKVQLLALTLLETMVKNCGDQVHFQIAERNILDEMIKIVRKKAHMQVRDKILVLLDSWQEAFGGPGGKYPQYYWAYEELKRTGVVFPKRSLDASPIFTPPPTHQASGSMHAGYGMPSGSSKTLDETMATEIESLSLSSLESMRHVMDLLSDMLQAVNPSDRTAVKDEVIVDLVDRCRTNQKKLMQMLTTTGDEELLGRGLELNDSIQSLLAKHDAIATGNPLPIQRAGSSTPPGEVLPDEANSNFNQTDVRSPSHETDMKSPSRSPVESISTPKASPPAPLYSQTSGLSDEEEEDEFAQLARRHSKTQSAASMSVTSHVADSSTTVPSNALALPDPPAPVSTGKDQDIIDLLSLTLSLTPSTPQENYTSSATSVEGMHQAANPSTTEGYSNAPQTYPGNKQYNSYVAPWARPQSPSEPQVQSQQQMYQPQSQSRSQSATPPSYESEQSLHNQPAQFQQSQPFQQQNQPPLQTPPSYESEQSLNNRQTEFQQSQPFQQQTQPPLQSQHPQYSVSPQYQPSHAHLQPQPQHFQAQPQPQHFQGQLRSPPQPQLQSPPQHFQAPPQQQRFQNHQIQYPGSYPPPPWASTPGYPNYQNHLSPTNSLSNPQANTTGPFTFPSNGAGSAVGANFGQRSPGSTGSGQRPFIPSYRLFEDLNVFGNTDGRVKMAGSGTSSGMSGTMGPGMVGGRK, encoded by the exons atggcttcttcttcttcttcagctacTGTCGCAGTTGAGAAGGCGACCAGCGATCTTCTTATGGGCCCTGATTGGACCATGAACATCGAAATTTGTGACTCCATTAATTCTAATCATTG GCAGCCTAAAGATGTGGTTAAAGCTGTGAAAAAGAGAATACAACATAAGAGCACTAAAGTTCAATTACTAGCTCTCACG CTTTTGGAGACAATGGTGAAGAATTGTGGTGATCAGGTCCACTTTCAAATTGCTGAGAGGAACATATTGGATGAGATGATCAAAATTGTAAGGAAGAAG GCACATATGCAAGTGAGggataaaattttagtattgcTGGACTCATGGCAAGAGGCATTTGGCGGGCCTGGTGGAAAGTATCCTCAGTACTATTGGGCATATGAGGAATTGAAG CGAACGGGAGTAGTGTTTCCAAAGCGTTCTTTAGATGCGTCTCCAATATTTACTCCACCTCCTACCCATCAAGCTTCAGGAAGTATGCATGCTGGATATGGGATGCCAAGCGGTTCTTCAAAAACACTTGACGAAACAATGGCAACAGAGATAGAAAGTTTGAG TTTGTCAAGCTTGGAATCTATGCGCCATGTTATGGACCTGTTGAGTGACATGCTTCAAGCTGTGAATCCTAGTGACCGTACG GCTGTAAAAGACGAAGTAATTGTTGATCTTGTTGATCGCTGTCGCACCAACCAGAAAAAATTGATGCAGATGCTAACAACAACTGG GGATGAGGAGCTTCTTGGACGAGGCCTTGAACTAAATGATAGTATTCAGAGTTTGCTTGCAAAACATGATGCAATTGCTACAGGGAATCCCCTTCCAATTCAACGTGCAGGTTCCAGCACTCCACCAGGTGAAGTTCTGCCAGATGAAGCTAACTCAAATTTCAATCAAACTGATGTGCGGAGCCCCAGCCATGAGACTGACATGAAGAGCCCCAGCCGCAGTCCCGTAGAGTCTATTTCAACGCCTAAAGCTAGCCCACCAGCCCCTCTCTATTCTCAAACTTCGGGATTGAGtgatgaagaggaagaagatgaatttgCACAGCTAGCTCGAAG ACATTCTAAGACACAGTCGGCAGCGTCAATGAGCGTGACGTCACATGTGGCAGATTCCTCAACTACTGTCCCATCCAATGCATTAGCTCTTCCCGATCCACCTGCACCAGTTAGTACTGGAAAGGATCAGGACATTATTGACTTGCTGAGCCTCACTTTGTCCCTCACACCATCAACTCCACAGGAAAATTATACGTCATCAGCGACCTCTGTCGAAGGAATGCATCAAGCAGCTAATCCATCCACAACAGAGGGGTATTCTAATGCTCCCCAAACATATCCCGGGAATAAGCAATACAACAGTTATGTCGCGCCATGGGCTAGGCCTCAATCGCCGTCGGAACCTCAAGTCCAGTCACAGCAACAGATGTATCAACCCCAATCTCAGTCCCGCTCCCAGTCTGCGACCCCACCCTCGTATGAATCCGAACAATCACTGCATAATCAACCAGCTCAGTTTCAGCAATCACAACCGTTCCAACAACAAAATCAGCCACCTTTGCAGACCCCACCCTCGTATGAATCCGAACAATCACTTAATAATCGACAAACTGAGTTCCAGCAATCACAACCATTCCAACAACAAACTCAGCCACCGTTGCAGTCCCAGCATCCTCAATATAGCGTTTCACCACAGTATCAACCCTCACACGCACATTTGCAACCCCAACCCCAACATTTCCAGGCCCAACCCCAACCCCAACATTTCCAGGGTCAGCTCCGATCCCCACCCCAACCACAGTTACAATCTCCACCACAGCACTTTCAAGCTCCACCACAGCAGCAACGATTTCAAAATCATCAGATTCAGTACCCGGGAAGTTACCCTCCACCACCATGGGCCTCAACACCGGGTTATCCCAACTATCAAAACCATTTATCTCCTACCAATTCGTTATCCAATCCTCAAGCCAACACAACAGGGCCTTTTACATTTCCTTCCAATGGTGCTGGATCTGCTGTGGGGGCAAATTTCGGCCAAAGGAGCCCAGGCAGTACCGGCAGCGGACAACGGCCCTTTATTCCATCTTACAGACTATTTGAAGATTTGAATGTTTTTGGAAACACAGATGGAAGGGTGAAGATGGCTGGTAGTGGAACGTCGTCCGGCATGTCAGGTACAATGGGACCTGGCATGGTTGGAGGGCGCAAGTGA